One Sphingomonas sp. FARSPH DNA segment encodes these proteins:
- a CDS encoding alginate export family protein has protein sequence MSIRMRYAASAATLSLVLVTGARAQTVNPKEAANPTKAAPLSEAYPVEGVGDGVTAGGYNQSRWVEDWTKYKNPAKRDDPLDRLKFIPITSDGDVYLTLSGELRLRVNETTNPNLRESEAQRQDIVRLVGGGDLHIGKHIRLYGELAHGSLEGQNLGTVLGTLRNRLVVQQSFADLTGEIGGADVGVRYGRQTFADGPNLMVVPRDNNTIFLVYNGTRAWARGKTLRADVFDFRLTQLGVNGTGDDISDRTRRFSGLSASVVLPKGLLGGSKLFLDPFVWRLRNTKALWGTTTTLETRTFYGLHLWGDAGRTNLDWTLNYQGGTFDNRPIAAWLFLAAQTYRIGKDKNAPRVGFHVDYASGGGAYGKGTLRTALAPFGNNIYYSYQLFATPTNLVALAPMVSVSPLRNLRVAAEYQLSWRDSLTDAVYRANGAAFAGTQTLRARKIADTIRMQAVYTVSPRVSLTGRYEHLIAGPALTGAGYRNSAFLAGWISFRF, from the coding sequence ATGTCCATCCGCATGCGTTACGCGGCCAGTGCCGCCACCCTGTCGCTCGTCCTGGTCACCGGTGCCCGGGCGCAGACCGTCAATCCCAAGGAAGCCGCCAATCCGACCAAGGCGGCGCCGCTGTCCGAAGCCTATCCCGTGGAAGGGGTGGGCGACGGGGTCACCGCCGGCGGCTACAACCAGTCGCGCTGGGTCGAGGATTGGACGAAGTACAAGAACCCCGCCAAGCGCGACGATCCGCTCGACCGGTTGAAGTTCATCCCGATCACGTCGGACGGCGACGTATATCTCACGCTGTCGGGGGAATTGCGTTTGCGCGTCAACGAAACGACCAACCCCAATCTGCGCGAGTCCGAGGCGCAGCGGCAGGACATCGTCCGCCTCGTCGGCGGCGGCGACCTGCATATCGGCAAGCATATCCGCCTGTACGGGGAACTCGCGCACGGTTCGCTGGAGGGGCAGAACCTCGGCACCGTGCTCGGCACCTTGCGCAACAGGCTGGTCGTGCAGCAATCCTTCGCCGATCTGACGGGCGAGATCGGCGGCGCCGACGTCGGCGTGCGCTACGGGCGCCAAACGTTCGCGGACGGCCCCAATTTGATGGTCGTGCCGCGCGACAACAACACCATCTTCCTCGTCTACAACGGCACCCGCGCCTGGGCACGGGGCAAGACGCTGCGTGCGGACGTGTTCGACTTCCGGCTGACGCAGCTCGGCGTCAACGGCACGGGCGACGATATCTCCGACCGGACGCGGCGCTTCAGCGGCCTGTCCGCGAGCGTCGTCCTGCCCAAGGGTTTGCTCGGCGGATCGAAGCTGTTTCTCGATCCGTTCGTTTGGCGGCTGCGCAACACAAAGGCGTTGTGGGGCACGACCACGACGCTGGAGACGCGCACCTTCTACGGTCTCCACCTGTGGGGCGACGCCGGCCGCACGAACCTGGACTGGACGCTCAATTACCAGGGCGGCACGTTCGACAACCGGCCGATCGCCGCATGGCTGTTCCTCGCGGCGCAGACCTATCGCATCGGCAAGGACAAGAACGCGCCGCGCGTCGGTTTCCACGTCGACTACGCCAGCGGCGGCGGCGCCTATGGCAAGGGCACGCTGCGCACGGCGCTCGCGCCGTTCGGCAACAACATCTATTACAGCTACCAGTTGTTCGCGACGCCGACCAACCTCGTCGCGCTCGCGCCGATGGTTTCGGTCTCGCCGCTGCGCAACCTGCGCGTCGCCGCCGAGTATCAGCTGAGCTGGCGCGATTCGCTGACCGATGCGGTCTATCGCGCCAACGGCGCCGCCTTTGCGGGCACGCAGACCCTGCGCGCGCGCAAGATCGCCGACACGATCCGCATGCAGGCGGTCTACACCGTGTCGCCGCGCGTCAGCCTGACCGGGCGGTACGAACATCTGATCGCGGGGCCTGCGCTGACCGGTGCGGGGTACCGGAACAGCGCCTTCCTCGCAGGCTGGATCAGCTTCCGCTTCTGA